The region CTTCTTCACGAAGATGTAGAGTGATTTGAGTACCACGGCTGTTTTTAGTGATGGTATCAACAGTAAAGTCACCTTCACCCGCAGATTCCCACACAACACCTTGATCAACATCAGCGCCAGCGGCACGAGTTCGAACAGTCACTTTGTCTGCAACAATAAATGCTGAGTAAAAACCCACACCAAACTGGCCAATTAGCTGTGAATCTTTTGATTCTTCGCCTGACATGTTTTTAAAGAAATCAGCAGTACCTGATTTTGCAATCGTACCTAGATGTTCAATAACGCCATCACGTGTCATACCGATACCGTTATCTTCAATAGTAACAGTGCCTTTTTCTGGATCGGTACTGATACGAACACGCAGTTCAGTATCATCTTCGTATAAAGCGTTATCAGTTAATGCTAAGTAACGTAGCTTATCTGCTGCATCCGCAGCATTTGAGACTAGTTCACGTAAGAAAATTTCTTTATTTGAATATAAAGAATGGATCATCAGATGAAGAAGTTGTTTAACTTCGGTTTGAAAGCCATGTGTTTCTTGTTGAGACATGAAAATTTCCCTTGTTTACGTTAATACATCAGCCATGTTGAAACCAACATGGTAATAAATTCTTTCGTTACCTAGGAAATGGGGCGCGATAAATATAATTCAAGGGGGATTTAATTTATTGCTGAAAAAAAACCTGAATCAGGCGAAATAACTACCTACTTGGTGGGTTTAATGCAAAAGCAATGCAAAAGACAAGGAAACAGATACCAAAAAGCCCTGCGATTACGTCACAACGTAAGCAGGGCTAATTGAGTCGATATCGATTCTTTATGAGTGAAAAGAGGTTTCAAAACTACTTAAAGCGGAATACGACCATTAAACGACAGTGCTAAAGTTGTGCTATCCACATATTCAAGCTCACCACCCACTGGTACACCATGAGCAATACGGCTAATGACCACATTATGTTTGCGCGCAATATCGGCAATATAGTGCGCCGTCGCGTCACCTTCAACTGTGGGGTTAGTGGCTAAAATCAGTTCAGTGACATCATCAGATGCAAGATGTTGCTCTAACAAGGCTAAACCGAGTTCATCAGGGCCGACTCCATCAAGTGGTGATAGATGACCAAGCAGCACAAAGTAACGGCCAACAAAGTGTCCGCCGGCTTCAATAGCTAACACATCAGCGGGGGTTTCAACCACACAAATCACTTCTGCTGTGCCACGTTTAGGGCTACTACAAATAGGACAAAGCTGCTCTTCCGTAAAAGTACGACAGGCTTGGCAATGCCCTACTTCACTCATAGAACGTTCTAACGCGCTAGCCAATTTATGGCCTTGTTTACGGTTACGCTCTAACAATTGAAATGCCATGCGTTGGGCTGACTTAGGTCCAACGCCCGGTAAGCAGCGTAAAGACTCAATAAGTTCGTCAACCAGTGGACTAAATTTCATAAATACTACGTTGCCTTATTTCATTATTTAAGAGCATTGTCTTAATAAAACTAAAAATGATGTCAATAACCGTATGGTACTGTAATTCTTACCTAGACAACAGATTCAACTGAACAACAATCGAGTCAGCGGCTCATCCCTATTATTGACCATTAGCATTATCATTAAGAAGGTGTACTTATTGTGGTCTGAGATTGATAGCTAAAGACCTGCTCTAAAGGAAGCTTAAACACTTCTGCAATTTTAAACGCCACTTCAAGAGTCGGTGAATACTTATTAGACTCAATAGCCATAACCGTTTGCCTGGTCACACCGATTAAATCTGCCAATTGTTTTTGGGTCATTTCACCGTTTAAAAAACGTAGCGTCCGGATAGTGTTAGCAATCGCCGGTTTACTCATAAATCTCCCCCGTACGCCCTTTGTAAAGCTGAATACCATAAAAGGCTAACTCAGCAAGTAAAAACGAAGCCATTAATATATGTAATGGTGCATGCTCGATACCCTCTTTGGAAAAACCTAAACCATTGGCTTCAATACTGTATTGCACCATGGCAAAGATCACCCCGACATTAAGAATAATGGCAGAGTACTTATAACCTATTAGATTAATTTGCTTTTCACGCACATCCATTGGCTGAGAAAGCTCATCATCTGAAATGAAAGCGAGCGCAATATAACTGACGACCATCAACACCACTGAATAAATAATAATTTCTAAGAAGATACCTGAAATCCACTGAATAGAAGCCAAATCTTCCATGCTGGCATTCATCAAACTGCTGGCATAAAAATAAGAAATATAGCCAGTCACCAGTAAATCAACTGATAAGGTAATTTCTCTAAAACTAGTCTCTTGTAGCCACTGCTGTAATTTCGTTGCATTATTCATGTTAATATTTTCTCACTCCATGTTAAGTATTTTTGACATACCTATAGAGTAGAGCAATATTCAACCATGTCAAATATTTTTAACTTCCAGTTAATTATTTATGACTTAGTAAGCGATCTGTCAGCGGGATGGTTTACACCATCATTGAGGACCACATCATCAATATCAAAAGGATTCACCCCTTCTAAACAGCCAAGGTTATAACCGTATTCAGTTGGATTAGAACGACGTTGATGATGGGTATAAATACCGCAATGGGAACAAAAGTAATGTTTGGCGGTGTGGGTATTAAATTGATACAGCTTAAGTACGTCTTCACCTTTTAAAATTTGAATACCATCTAATGCAACAGAGCCAACAATTGCACCTTTCCGGCGGCATATAGAGCAATCACAGCGTCTTGGCTTCTCAATACCATTGGGTAATGAAAGTGATAATACAACCGCGCCACAATGGCAACTGGCTAAATGTTTCGACTTAATAACGGTTTTACCGACCTGCTTCAACATGCAATATCCTTATAGTTATCTGAAGGGTTATCTGAATAGTCATCTGAGTAGTTGTCTAAATAGTTCTTTGATTTTATGCTGACACACAAGAATAACTAGTGAGTTCTTAGGGTTCACTTGCTCATCACTCTCATTGTCACAAATCGTGTTTATCACACATTCTAAAAAGTGTGAATTCTTTTTCACTCACTAAGTTCTTTGCAAGAAATTTTAGAATCATGATGCATGAATCAAAACACCGATGTAAAAAGTCGCCAGTTATTGACTTAATTGTGAGAAAATACTTTATAAGCTTCATCAACAGAATAGTTAACAGAGAAACTCCTATGTCTAAAACATTTGAAATGACCGGTATCATCCATAGTAAAGGTGATACCACAACCTTCGGTAATAACGGCTTTACCAAGCGCGAGTTTGTCTTAAAATCGACAGGACCGGATGAAAATTCGAGTTACCCTAACTATGTCGCTCTTGAACTGATTAAAGATAAATGTGCTTTACTAGACCAATATAATATCGGCGATGAACTTGAAGTCTCATTCAATATCAGTGGCCGATTATGGCAAGGACAAGGTAAGCCTGAAAAGTGTTTTACAAGCCTACAGGCATGGAAAATAAGCCATGCTCAACAATCAAATGATCAGTTCAACAATGACAATCAAATGGATCCGTCATTTGATGAACAAATGGACCAGTCATTCGACGAACAATCATTTAGTAACCAACCAGCTGGTGCTCAATCTGCTGGAAATCAATCATATGGCAATCAATCATATGACAGTAAAGCATCTCAAAATACTCCATCGTCCTCCAAGCCAATAAATACCCCAGCCTCAGATAATATTTGGGAAGACGATATCCCGTTCTAGTAAACGTAAAACTGTAAATTTAAAAGTGTCAAAATAACCATGTTATACCTTTGATAATGGCCAATAATATTCGACTAGCGAACCCTTAGGGGGTCGTTTTTTTATTGAAAATAATGTTTGTCATCAATCTTCAAATTAGTTTAAACCGACTAAGTAATGATGCACCGATTTACGCAAACAAAAAAGCTCAAGCAAATTGCTTGAGCTTTTTTATTAGCTAGTTTGTCCCCTATTTGACCCCAAGGCTACGAATCTGCTGGAATAACAAATAGAAACAACACGATAGCGATTAGAATGGCATTTTCATTCCTGGTGGTAATTGCATACCGCCTGTAACGTCTGCCATTTTAGCTTTTTGATTCTCTTCGATACGACGAGCTGCATCGTTAAATGCTGCTGCAATAAGATCTTCCAACATTTCTTTATCGTCTTCCATCAAGCTAGGATCGATGTCAACTTTGCGGATGTTGTGTGCACCAGTCATAGTCACTTTAACTAAACCAGCACCGGCTTCACCAGTCATTTCAGTGCGTGCAATTTCTTCCTGCACTTTAGCCATTTTATCTTGCATCATTTGGGCTTGTTTCATTAAGTTGCCCATACCGCCTTTTCCAAACATAGTCTTTTCTCTTAATTAGTTATTAGCAAGCAGCCAATGTGGGGCTAATCTTACTGAAAAAAAATAAATTGGCAATAAATCTGAGTTTATTGCTGTCAAAATTTTGAAGCCTATAACGCTTTAGCCGTATTATTGAACAGTTAAAGCAGGAATTTGTTTCCCTATGGCTTGCAGCTTTTCAACTGGATACACCAAAGTATCCGTATTTAACTCGGCTGCTAAGCGAGTGAACATCCATTGTACCTTGTCATCATTAATTAAAGCGTAATTTGCGTTCGCTAATAATTCACGATGAAATCTTTTTCGAAGTTCCAGTGGCGTTTCATGTTGCGGATCTAATCCAACATTAATTACCACTTTGGTGTCTTCGCCTAAATGCTCTGTTAACGCAATTTGTAATTGCTCAATTGCGACATCCGCTGATAGGTGTTTCTGATCTGGTTTTAACAATAGTGGGATCGGATTACCTAGTCTTTGGCACACTGAATTAACGGCTAGCTGTCTTACTCTGCCGCCAATCGTTAACTCTGACATAATTTTGTACCAATGCAAATCTAAGCTGTCGCCTAACACTTCATGTGAGCCCGTCGTCACCATTGT is a window of Shewanella donghaensis DNA encoding:
- a CDS encoding helix-turn-helix transcriptional regulator — its product is MSKPAIANTIRTLRFLNGEMTQKQLADLIGVTRQTVMAIESNKYSPTLEVAFKIAEVFKLPLEQVFSYQSQTTISTPS
- a CDS encoding YbaB/EbfC family nucleoid-associated protein, producing MFGKGGMGNLMKQAQMMQDKMAKVQEEIARTEMTGEAGAGLVKVTMTGAHNIRKVDIDPSLMEDDKEMLEDLIAAAFNDAARRIEENQKAKMADVTGGMQLPPGMKMPF
- a CDS encoding DUF3127 domain-containing protein translates to MSKTFEMTGIIHSKGDTTTFGNNGFTKREFVLKSTGPDENSSYPNYVALELIKDKCALLDQYNIGDELEVSFNISGRLWQGQGKPEKCFTSLQAWKISHAQQSNDQFNNDNQMDPSFDEQMDQSFDEQSFSNQPAGAQSAGNQSYGNQSYDSKASQNTPSSSKPINTPASDNIWEDDIPF
- the recR gene encoding recombination mediator RecR, whose protein sequence is MKFSPLVDELIESLRCLPGVGPKSAQRMAFQLLERNRKQGHKLASALERSMSEVGHCQACRTFTEEQLCPICSSPKRGTAEVICVVETPADVLAIEAGGHFVGRYFVLLGHLSPLDGVGPDELGLALLEQHLASDDVTELILATNPTVEGDATAHYIADIARKHNVVISRIAHGVPVGGELEYVDSTTLALSFNGRIPL
- a CDS encoding GFA family protein, with translation MLKQVGKTVIKSKHLASCHCGAVVLSLSLPNGIEKPRRCDCSICRRKGAIVGSVALDGIQILKGEDVLKLYQFNTHTAKHYFCSHCGIYTHHQRRSNPTEYGYNLGCLEGVNPFDIDDVVLNDGVNHPADRSLTKS